One Caulobacter segnis genomic window carries:
- a CDS encoding OmpA family protein encodes MTRKFALAAVLLGAGALVACTTTDPYTGMPVRNNTGTGALTGAGVGAVLGYLTNTNKGEQGRKNALIGAGIGALAGGAIGNYMDRQQADFRRSLEGSGVMIRRNGDQIVLVMPSDVTFAVDKSDVQPQFTRVLDDVARTLNAYPQTTIDVVGHADSSGPDDYNQTLSERRASAVAGYLTGPGRVLQDRVFVAGMGERQPIADNSTPDGRAQNRRVEIILRPLT; translated from the coding sequence ATGACGCGCAAGTTCGCTTTGGCCGCCGTCCTGCTGGGCGCCGGCGCCTTGGTCGCCTGCACGACCACCGACCCCTATACCGGCATGCCGGTGCGCAACAACACCGGCACGGGCGCGCTGACTGGCGCTGGGGTCGGCGCGGTGCTGGGCTATCTGACCAACACCAACAAGGGCGAGCAGGGCCGCAAGAACGCCCTGATCGGGGCCGGGATCGGCGCGCTCGCGGGCGGCGCCATCGGCAACTACATGGATCGCCAGCAGGCCGACTTCCGCCGCAGCCTGGAAGGCTCGGGCGTGATGATCCGGCGCAACGGCGACCAGATCGTGCTGGTCATGCCCAGCGACGTGACCTTCGCCGTCGACAAGTCGGACGTCCAGCCGCAGTTCACCCGCGTCCTCGACGACGTGGCCCGCACGCTGAACGCCTATCCGCAGACCACGATCGACGTGGTCGGTCACGCCGACAGCAGTGGTCCGGACGACTACAACCAGACCCTGTCGGAGCGCCGGGCCAGCGCCGTGGCCGGCTACCTGACCGGTCCGGGCCGGGTGCTGCAGGACCGCGTCTTCGTGGCCGGCATGGGCGAGCGCCAGCCGATCGCGGACAATTCCACCCCGGACGGACGCGCCCAGAACCGCCGGGTCGAGATCATCCTGCGGCCGTTGACCTAA
- a CDS encoding monovalent cation:proton antiporter-2 (CPA2) family protein, producing MENFLTQTLVYLGAAVISVPIAKRLGLGSVLGYLIAGVVIGPFALGLVGEQADVMKFAEFGVVILLFLIGLEVQPSMLWDMRKAIFGLGGAQVLGTAGAIAGASLALGLPWQTALAVGLVLAMSSTAIVLQTLDEKGLRQGPVGRAAFGVLLLQDLAVIPMFALLPLLATGAPGHAEAGGGHGGGSLVAHLPIWAQTLSVFAAVAGVIGGGRYLVRPVFRFIAKARLREIFVAAALLIVVAVASLMQIVGLSPALGAFLAGVVLAESEFRRELESDIEPFRGLLLGLFFITVGAGVNLPLVASQPLTLAGIVIGLMVLKFLVMYGIARLFGAQKRGAMAVATALAQGGEFAFVLLSFTVGAGVIGVQLAALLTAAVAVSMALTPVAMILYERIAALMDAAIPDVVPETGDFDEGEPDIIIAGFGRFGQIAGRMLTANGFKSTILDSDIEQIELLRRFGRRVHYGDATRLDLLRAAGAERARMLIVALDDREKAVELVETAREAFPNLVILARAWDRRHAYDLLSNGADAVERETFESALALGATALQKLGFRAHRAHRAAAFFRRHDRRMFEELRPMWGQEEAYILASRDAAQTMDRLLDADLHRMRPGDAGGAWDTASLDEELRERAQQEGTN from the coding sequence TTGGAGAACTTCCTCACCCAGACCCTGGTCTATCTGGGCGCGGCCGTCATCTCGGTGCCGATCGCCAAGCGGCTGGGGCTCGGCTCGGTGCTGGGCTACTTGATTGCCGGCGTCGTCATCGGCCCGTTCGCCCTGGGCCTGGTCGGCGAGCAGGCCGACGTCATGAAGTTCGCCGAGTTCGGCGTGGTCATCCTGCTGTTTCTGATCGGCCTCGAGGTGCAGCCCTCGATGCTGTGGGACATGCGCAAGGCGATCTTCGGCCTGGGCGGCGCCCAGGTGCTGGGCACGGCCGGCGCCATCGCCGGCGCGTCGCTGGCCCTGGGCCTGCCCTGGCAGACCGCCCTGGCCGTGGGCCTGGTGCTGGCCATGTCATCGACCGCCATCGTCCTGCAGACCCTCGACGAGAAGGGCCTCAGGCAAGGTCCCGTCGGGCGGGCCGCGTTCGGGGTGCTGCTGCTGCAGGACCTGGCGGTGATCCCGATGTTCGCCCTGCTGCCCTTGCTGGCCACGGGCGCGCCCGGTCACGCCGAGGCGGGCGGCGGCCATGGCGGCGGCAGTCTGGTCGCCCACCTGCCGATCTGGGCCCAGACCCTGTCGGTGTTCGCGGCCGTGGCGGGCGTGATCGGCGGCGGCCGTTATCTGGTGCGCCCGGTGTTCCGCTTCATCGCCAAGGCCCGCCTGCGCGAGATCTTCGTCGCCGCGGCCCTGTTGATCGTCGTGGCCGTGGCCAGTCTGATGCAGATCGTCGGCCTGTCGCCCGCCCTCGGCGCGTTCCTGGCCGGGGTGGTGCTGGCCGAAAGCGAGTTCCGCCGCGAACTGGAAAGCGACATCGAGCCGTTCCGCGGCCTGTTGCTGGGCCTGTTCTTCATCACCGTCGGCGCCGGCGTGAACCTGCCGCTGGTGGCCAGCCAGCCCCTGACCCTGGCCGGGATCGTCATCGGCCTGATGGTCCTGAAGTTCCTGGTCATGTACGGCATCGCCCGCCTGTTCGGCGCCCAGAAGCGCGGGGCCATGGCGGTGGCCACAGCCCTGGCCCAAGGCGGCGAGTTCGCCTTCGTGTTGCTGAGCTTCACGGTCGGGGCCGGCGTGATCGGCGTGCAGCTGGCGGCCCTGCTGACCGCCGCCGTCGCCGTCTCCATGGCGCTGACGCCGGTGGCCATGATCCTGTACGAGCGCATCGCGGCCCTGATGGACGCAGCCATCCCCGACGTGGTGCCGGAAACCGGCGACTTCGACGAAGGCGAGCCCGACATCATCATCGCCGGGTTCGGACGTTTCGGGCAGATCGCCGGCCGCATGCTGACGGCCAACGGCTTCAAGTCGACGATCCTGGACAGCGACATCGAGCAGATCGAGCTGCTGCGCCGCTTCGGCCGCCGGGTGCACTATGGCGACGCCACGCGTCTGGACCTCCTGCGCGCCGCCGGCGCGGAGCGGGCCCGCATGCTGATCGTCGCCCTGGACGACCGCGAGAAGGCCGTCGAACTGGTCGAGACCGCCCGCGAGGCCTTCCCGAACCTGGTGATCCTGGCCCGCGCCTGGGACCGTCGCCACGCCTACGACCTGCTGTCCAACGGCGCCGACGCGGTCGAGCGCGAGACCTTCGAGTCGGCCCTGGCGCTAGGCGCCACGGCGCTGCAGAAGCTGGGCTTCCGCGCTCATCGGGCCCATCGCGCCGCGGCCTTCTTCCGCCGCCACGACCGGCGGATGTTCGAGGAGCTGCGCCCGATGTGGGGCCAGGAGGAAGCCTATATCCTGGCCTCGCGCGACGCGGCCCAGACCATGGACCGCCTGCTGGACGCCGACCTGCACCGCATGCGTCCGGGCGACGCCGGCGGCGCCTGGGACACGGCCAGCCTGGACGAGGAACTGCGCGAGCGGGCCCAGCAGGAAGGGACGAACTAG
- a CDS encoding 3-oxoacid CoA-transferase subunit B, whose product MAWTRDEMAARAAKELRDGFYVNLGIGIPTLVANYIPEGMHVTLQSENGMLGMGPFPYEGEEDADLINAGKQTITELESSSYFSSADSFAMIRGGHIALSILGGMQVAQNGDLANWMVPGKMVKGMGGAMDLVAGVKRVVVVMDHCEKSGAPKLLKACSLPLTGAGVVDLLITELGVFEINRGKTPVKLIELAPGVTVDEVKAKTEAAFEVAL is encoded by the coding sequence ATGGCCTGGACGCGCGACGAGATGGCGGCCCGCGCCGCCAAGGAGCTGCGGGACGGCTTCTACGTGAACCTGGGCATCGGCATCCCGACCCTGGTGGCCAACTACATCCCCGAAGGCATGCACGTGACGCTGCAGAGCGAGAACGGCATGCTGGGCATGGGCCCCTTCCCCTACGAGGGCGAGGAGGACGCCGACCTGATCAACGCCGGCAAGCAGACGATCACCGAGCTGGAGTCCAGCTCGTACTTCTCGTCGGCCGACAGCTTCGCGATGATCCGGGGCGGGCATATCGCCCTGTCGATCCTGGGTGGCATGCAGGTGGCGCAGAACGGCGACCTGGCCAACTGGATGGTGCCCGGCAAGATGGTCAAGGGCATGGGCGGGGCCATGGACCTGGTCGCCGGCGTCAAGCGCGTGGTGGTGGTCATGGACCACTGCGAGAAGTCCGGCGCGCCGAAGCTGCTGAAGGCATGCTCCCTACCGCTGACCGGCGCCGGGGTGGTGGACCTGTTGATCACCGAACTGGGCGTCTTCGAGATCAATCGCGGCAAGACGCCGGTGAAGCTGATCGAACTGGCCCCCGGCGTGACGGTCGACGAGGTCAAGGCCAAGACCGAGGCGGCGTTCGAGGTCGCGCTCTAG
- a CDS encoding fatty acid desaturase family protein, producing MNKLASEGVSLTKQAYALAGDLMTPNATIYWIDLVISAALMWGGFLVAATTASLAIGLVAGLVSVLALYRALSFIHELTHIRDDEAPGFRVGWNVLVGVPLMTPSLMYEGVHNIHHIKDRFGTALDPEYLPLSRFTPLKLAGFLFVALLAPLGVVIRSAILIPLSFGIPPLRRYLKTKLSALIINPDFVREDLNRWRPEWVVQDVACWLWSWAVIAATVAGVLPVRFVLTGLAIFSVATFVNQARTLVAHHWDNDGGKMTLDEQFLDSVNVPPPNLASELWAPVGLRYHALHHLLPRLPYHNLGKAHARLAQALGADSIYHRASEKGLFEALTDLFVRVGRKKLAAE from the coding sequence GTGAACAAGTTGGCGAGCGAAGGCGTCAGTCTGACCAAGCAGGCCTATGCCCTGGCCGGCGACCTGATGACGCCGAACGCGACGATCTACTGGATCGATCTCGTGATCTCGGCCGCCCTGATGTGGGGCGGCTTCCTCGTGGCGGCGACGACCGCCAGCCTGGCGATCGGCCTGGTCGCGGGTCTGGTCAGCGTGCTGGCCCTCTATCGCGCCCTCTCCTTCATCCACGAGCTGACCCACATCCGCGACGACGAGGCCCCGGGCTTCCGCGTCGGCTGGAACGTTCTGGTCGGCGTGCCGCTGATGACGCCGTCGCTGATGTACGAGGGCGTGCACAACATCCACCACATCAAGGACCGCTTCGGCACGGCGCTGGATCCGGAATACCTGCCGCTGTCGCGCTTCACGCCGCTGAAGCTGGCCGGCTTCCTGTTCGTGGCGCTGCTGGCCCCGCTGGGCGTGGTCATCCGCTCGGCGATCCTGATCCCGCTGTCGTTCGGGATCCCGCCGCTGCGCCGCTACCTGAAGACCAAGCTGTCGGCCCTGATCATCAATCCCGATTTCGTGCGCGAGGACCTGAACCGCTGGCGCCCCGAATGGGTCGTCCAGGACGTGGCCTGCTGGCTGTGGTCGTGGGCGGTGATCGCCGCCACCGTCGCCGGCGTCCTGCCGGTCCGCTTCGTGCTGACGGGTCTGGCGATCTTCTCGGTCGCCACCTTCGTCAATCAGGCCCGCACTCTGGTCGCCCACCACTGGGACAACGACGGCGGCAAGATGACGCTGGACGAGCAGTTCCTGGACTCGGTCAACGTCCCGCCGCCGAACCTGGCGTCCGAGCTCTGGGCGCCGGTGGGCCTGCGCTACCACGCCCTGCACCACCTGCTGCCGCGCCTGCCGTATCACAACCTCGGCAAGGCCCACGCCCGCCTGGCCCAGGCCCTGGGCGCGGACTCGATCTATCACCGCGCCTCGGAGAAGGGTCTGTTCGAGGCCCTGACCGACCTGTTCGTCCGCGTCGGCCGGAAGAAGCTCGCCGCCGAATAA
- a CDS encoding helix-turn-helix domain-containing protein, giving the protein MSSESTLPHFQAGTRVTPGRLGAEAYAEAIAPVFDVGLRDVGDAGPDLGINSFNIGPLLLGQAHMSQAAFTYGRDVRKIAATGLELILVQIIVDGEDVRRAGRDEITARPGDVCLLDLTRTFQSQTARCTNINLALPRDAFDARDIDLDPLHGLVLRRDSAGAQLLKAHAESLMRVAPDLRPEEAYGVGRATTDLLAGLTLGQRGDAARRAAAETQRARMRRFIDAHLNDPDLGAERLCRQFGVSRASLYRLFAPLGGVSEHIRNRRLRRVFDALSDPAQTLAMTQVAERYGFTVWSSFSRAFKARFGMTPGEARGLGVAAAARASVLQAANGGLPDWLKALDAA; this is encoded by the coding sequence ATGTCGTCAGAGTCGACGCTTCCCCACTTCCAGGCAGGCACCCGGGTGACGCCCGGCCGCCTCGGCGCCGAGGCCTATGCCGAGGCCATAGCGCCGGTCTTCGACGTCGGACTGCGCGACGTCGGCGACGCCGGGCCGGACCTGGGGATCAACAGCTTCAACATCGGTCCGCTGCTGCTGGGCCAGGCGCATATGAGCCAGGCCGCCTTCACCTACGGCCGCGACGTCCGGAAGATCGCGGCCACGGGGCTCGAACTGATCCTGGTGCAGATCATCGTCGACGGCGAGGACGTGAGGCGCGCCGGACGAGACGAGATCACGGCGCGTCCGGGCGACGTCTGCCTGCTGGACCTGACCCGGACCTTCCAGTCCCAGACGGCGCGCTGCACCAACATCAACCTGGCCCTGCCGCGCGACGCCTTCGACGCCCGCGACATCGACCTGGATCCGCTGCATGGCCTGGTCCTGCGGCGCGACAGCGCCGGGGCCCAGCTTTTGAAGGCGCACGCCGAGAGCCTGATGCGCGTGGCCCCGGATCTGCGTCCCGAGGAGGCCTATGGCGTGGGGCGCGCCACCACCGACCTCCTGGCCGGCTTGACCCTGGGTCAGCGCGGTGACGCAGCGCGACGGGCGGCGGCCGAGACCCAGCGCGCCCGGATGCGCCGGTTCATTGATGCTCATCTGAACGATCCGGACCTGGGCGCCGAGAGGCTGTGCCGCCAGTTCGGGGTGTCGCGCGCCTCGCTCTATCGCCTGTTCGCGCCCTTGGGCGGGGTCAGCGAGCACATCCGCAACCGTCGCCTGCGCCGGGTGTTCGACGCCCTGTCCGATCCCGCCCAGACCCTGGCCATGACCCAGGTCGCCGAGCGCTACGGCTTCACGGTGTGGTCCAGCTTCAGCCGGGCCTTCAAGGCGCGGTTCGGCATGACGCCCGGCGAGGCTCGGGGGCTGGGCGTGGCCGCGGCGGCGCGGGCCAGCGTGCTGCAGGCGGCGAACGGCGGGCTGCCGGATTGGTTGAAGGCGCTGGACGCCGCCTAG
- a CDS encoding isopenicillin N synthase family dioxygenase, with product MSTSAIEPVSFSLYSKDFPRFAQELGASFERYGFAVLSEYDIPQDRIDAALADTKAFFALPEETKKQYAGVKGGARGYIPFGVETAKGATHHDLKEFWHMGRDLPPGHRFRATMADNVWPAEIPAFKHDVSWFYNALDDMGGKVLEAIATYLKLDRDFFKPTVENGNSVLRLLHYPPIPQDATGVRAGAHGDINTITLLMGAEEGGLELLDRNGDWLPINPPPGCIVINIGDMLERLTNHVLPSTIHRVQNPPPERRHIPRYSTPFFLHFASDYEIKTLPNCITPDNPDRYPEPITADEFLQQRLREIKLA from the coding sequence GTGTCCACCTCAGCCATCGAACCGGTTTCGTTCTCTCTCTACAGCAAGGACTTCCCGCGCTTCGCCCAGGAGCTGGGCGCCTCGTTCGAGCGCTACGGCTTCGCCGTGCTGTCCGAGTACGACATTCCGCAGGACCGCATCGACGCGGCCCTCGCCGACACCAAGGCCTTCTTCGCCCTGCCCGAGGAAACCAAGAAGCAGTACGCCGGCGTGAAGGGCGGCGCGCGCGGCTACATCCCCTTCGGCGTCGAGACCGCCAAGGGCGCCACCCATCACGACCTGAAGGAATTCTGGCACATGGGCCGCGACCTGCCGCCCGGCCACCGCTTCCGCGCCACCATGGCCGACAACGTCTGGCCGGCCGAAATCCCGGCCTTCAAGCACGACGTCAGCTGGTTCTACAACGCGCTCGACGACATGGGCGGCAAGGTCCTGGAGGCGATCGCCACCTACCTGAAGCTGGACCGCGACTTCTTCAAGCCGACCGTCGAGAACGGCAACAGCGTGCTGCGCCTGCTGCACTATCCGCCGATCCCGCAGGACGCGACCGGCGTCCGCGCCGGCGCCCACGGCGACATCAACACCATCACCCTGCTGATGGGCGCCGAGGAAGGCGGGCTGGAGCTGCTGGACCGCAACGGCGACTGGCTGCCGATCAACCCGCCGCCTGGCTGCATCGTCATCAACATCGGCGACATGCTGGAGCGCCTGACCAACCACGTCCTGCCCTCGACCATCCACCGCGTGCAGAACCCGCCGCCCGAGCGCCGCCACATCCCGCGCTATTCCACGCCGTTCTTCCTGCACTTCGCGTCGGACTATGAGATCAAGACGCTGCCGAACTGCATCACGCCCGACAATCCGGACCGCTATCCGGAACCGATCACGGCGGACGAGTTCCTCCAGCAGCGGCTGCGCGAGATCAAGCTGGCCTAG
- a CDS encoding TadE/TadG family type IV pilus assembly protein has protein sequence MPTLSRILRRLGEGAARLRRDQSGAIAVQFALLVIPLAVIVFALVDLGRISLQRRQMQDALDAATLIAARSTATTDAEMEAIGDPAFLAEVSSLNLGLTAANATFKAGTDNHIIGTATATLKPVIANLWTSADFTVKATSDVLRSSKNLEVALVLDITGSMKGTRIADLKTAASDLVDIIVKDNQAPFYSKVALVPYAAGVNVGTYADAARGPVPVRGVSGAAWLASAKSITGISKANPAVVTVTGHGLATGDKVYISGISGNMSSLNSKTYTITKVNADSFSLQNTNTGAFGNYSNGGGTVRKCLTGACSIVVTTSTAHGFITDDQISFAGLSGLTTLNGTTRTITNLTATTFDTGVVGNSSTGTYTSGGAATCEQSTNPGCNKLAYTSASWTSEVRNRSTCVSERTGAEAYTDAAPSTAFVGTNYPSTSADTSSPNPCPSATITPLSSDRVTLKNQIGALTADGSTAGQIGLAWGWYMIAPNFGYLWPDPAQRPAPYKSKDLLKFVILMTDGAFNTPYCKGVIASDAGSGSGSSSDHINCAATNGAPFVQSRALCDAIKATTTGVVVYTVGFDVGSDATAKSFLTACASDSSKAFFPANGSELKTAFKAIAQEISELRIAK, from the coding sequence ATGCCTACCCTGAGCCGCATCCTCCGACGCCTGGGCGAAGGCGCCGCCCGGCTGCGGCGGGATCAGAGCGGGGCGATCGCGGTCCAGTTCGCGCTTCTGGTCATCCCGCTGGCGGTGATCGTGTTCGCCCTGGTGGACCTGGGCCGCATCAGTCTGCAGCGCCGCCAGATGCAGGACGCCCTGGACGCGGCCACGCTGATCGCGGCGCGCTCGACCGCCACGACCGACGCCGAAATGGAAGCCATCGGCGATCCCGCCTTCCTGGCCGAGGTCTCCAGCCTGAACCTGGGCCTGACCGCCGCGAACGCCACGTTCAAGGCCGGGACCGACAACCATATCATCGGCACGGCCACGGCGACGTTGAAGCCGGTCATCGCCAACCTCTGGACCAGCGCCGACTTTACGGTCAAGGCGACCTCGGACGTGCTGCGGTCGTCCAAGAACCTGGAAGTCGCCCTGGTGCTGGACATCACCGGCTCGATGAAGGGGACGCGGATCGCCGACCTGAAGACCGCCGCCTCCGACCTCGTGGATATCATCGTCAAGGACAACCAGGCGCCGTTCTACTCCAAGGTGGCGCTGGTGCCCTACGCGGCCGGCGTCAACGTGGGAACCTATGCCGACGCCGCGCGCGGCCCCGTACCGGTGCGCGGGGTCAGCGGCGCGGCCTGGCTGGCCTCGGCCAAGTCGATCACGGGGATCAGCAAGGCCAACCCGGCGGTCGTCACCGTGACCGGCCACGGCCTCGCGACCGGCGACAAGGTCTATATTTCTGGGATCAGCGGCAACATGAGCTCGCTGAACAGCAAGACCTACACGATCACCAAGGTGAATGCGGACAGCTTCTCGCTGCAGAACACCAACACCGGCGCCTTCGGCAACTACAGCAACGGCGGCGGGACGGTGCGCAAGTGCCTGACCGGCGCCTGCTCGATCGTGGTCACCACCTCGACCGCGCACGGCTTCATCACCGACGACCAGATCAGCTTCGCTGGCCTGTCGGGCCTGACCACGCTGAACGGCACGACCCGGACGATCACGAATCTGACCGCGACAACCTTCGACACCGGCGTGGTCGGCAACTCGAGCACGGGAACCTATACGAGCGGCGGCGCGGCCACCTGTGAACAGAGCACCAATCCCGGCTGCAACAAGCTAGCCTACACCAGCGCCTCGTGGACGTCGGAGGTCCGCAATCGCAGCACCTGCGTCAGCGAGCGGACGGGGGCGGAGGCCTATACCGACGCCGCGCCCAGCACGGCCTTCGTGGGGACCAACTATCCGAGCACGTCGGCGGACACGAGCTCGCCGAATCCTTGTCCCAGCGCGACGATCACGCCGCTGTCCAGCGACCGGGTGACCCTGAAGAACCAGATCGGCGCCCTGACCGCCGACGGCTCGACGGCCGGCCAGATCGGCCTGGCCTGGGGCTGGTACATGATCGCGCCGAACTTCGGCTACCTGTGGCCCGACCCCGCGCAGAGGCCGGCCCCCTACAAGTCCAAGGATCTTCTGAAGTTCGTCATCCTGATGACAGACGGCGCGTTCAACACGCCCTACTGCAAGGGGGTGATCGCCTCGGACGCCGGCAGCGGCAGCGGCAGTTCCAGCGACCACATCAACTGCGCGGCGACCAACGGCGCCCCCTTCGTCCAGAGTCGGGCGCTGTGCGACGCGATCAAGGCCACGACCACCGGCGTCGTCGTCTACACCGTCGGCTTCGACGTCGGGTCCGATGCGACGGCCAAGTCGTTCCTGACCGCCTGCGCCAGCGACAGCAGCAAGGCCTTCTTCCCCGCCAACGGCTCGGAGCTGAAGACGGCGTTCAAGGCGATCGCCCAGGAGATCTCGGAACTGCGGATCGCCAAATAG
- a CDS encoding NAD(P)H-dependent oxidoreductase, translating to MNDANTGSVTPATPGVLLVLAHPALERSRANRALAKAAKGLSGVTFKDLYETYPDFVVDIETEQATLVAHDVVALQFPLFWYATPALMKEWLDLVWLHGFAYGEGGEALKGKRLFVACTTGASAKAYHAHGYNRFSMDEFLRPLEQTAHLCGMEWETPFVVHGASVKDDAALKAEAERYKARVASLLPSPIVRTEA from the coding sequence ATGAACGACGCTAACACCGGCTCTGTGACACCCGCCACCCCGGGTGTGCTGCTGGTCCTGGCCCACCCGGCTCTTGAACGCTCGCGCGCCAATCGAGCCCTGGCCAAGGCGGCGAAAGGTCTTTCCGGCGTCACCTTCAAGGACCTGTACGAGACCTATCCGGACTTCGTCGTCGACATCGAGACCGAGCAGGCGACCCTCGTGGCGCACGACGTCGTCGCCTTGCAGTTCCCACTGTTCTGGTACGCGACCCCAGCCCTGATGAAGGAGTGGCTGGACCTGGTCTGGCTGCACGGTTTCGCCTATGGCGAGGGTGGCGAGGCCCTGAAGGGCAAGCGCCTGTTCGTGGCCTGCACCACCGGCGCCAGCGCCAAGGCCTATCACGCCCACGGCTACAACCGGTTCTCGATGGACGAGTTCCTGCGGCCGCTGGAGCAGACCGCGCACCTGTGCGGCATGGAATGGGAGACGCCGTTCGTGGTGCATGGCGCTTCGGTGAAAGACGACGCGGCCCTGAAGGCCGAGGCCGAGCGCTACAAGGCGCGCGTGGCCTCGCTGCTGCCTTCCCCTATCGTCCGCACGGAGGCTTGA
- a CDS encoding CoA transferase subunit A yields the protein MVDKVKADAVEALAGLLFDGMTIMAGGFGLCGIPENLIAAIREAGTKDLTVISNNCGVDGFGLGILLENRQIKKMVSSYVGENKLFEQLYLSGELELEFNPQGTLAERIRAGGAGIPAFFTRTGYGTLVAEGKEVREFDGEMYVMERGLTADLAIVKAWKADAEGNLIYRKTARNFNPMMATAGRKTVVEVEELVAIGALDKDAIHTPGIYVDHLIKGAKFEKRIERVTTRQKEQA from the coding sequence ATGGTCGACAAGGTGAAGGCAGACGCCGTCGAGGCCCTGGCCGGGCTGCTGTTCGACGGCATGACCATCATGGCCGGCGGCTTCGGCCTCTGCGGCATTCCGGAGAACCTGATCGCGGCGATCCGAGAGGCGGGGACGAAGGACCTCACGGTCATCTCCAACAATTGCGGCGTCGATGGCTTCGGCCTGGGGATCCTGCTGGAGAACCGCCAGATCAAGAAGATGGTCTCGTCCTATGTGGGCGAGAACAAGCTGTTCGAACAGCTCTACCTCAGCGGTGAACTGGAACTGGAGTTCAATCCGCAGGGCACCCTGGCCGAACGCATCCGTGCGGGCGGCGCGGGCATCCCGGCCTTCTTCACGCGCACCGGTTACGGCACCCTGGTGGCCGAGGGCAAGGAAGTCCGCGAGTTCGACGGCGAGATGTACGTGATGGAGCGCGGCCTGACCGCCGACCTCGCGATCGTTAAGGCCTGGAAGGCCGACGCCGAGGGCAACCTGATCTACCGAAAGACCGCCCGGAACTTCAATCCGATGATGGCCACCGCGGGTCGCAAGACCGTTGTCGAGGTCGAGGAACTGGTCGCGATCGGCGCCCTGGACAAGGACGCCATCCACACCCCCGGCATCTATGTCGACCACCTGATCAAGGGCGCCAAGTTCGAGAAGCGCATCGAGCGGGTCACGACCCGCCAGAAGGAGCAAGCGTGA